ATCCACCCATTCATGCCGGGGAAATCAAGTGGCCCTCAAAAACGTCATCGGAATCGACCACGCCGTGGTCATGGTGAAGGATCTCGACAAGGCCGCGGAAAACTACAAGCGGCTCGGCTTCACCATCTCGCCACGCGGCACCCACAGCGCGCATATGGGATCGGGCAACTACACCATCATGTTCGACCCCGACTATATGGAATTGCTCGGCGTGCTCGCGCCGACGGAACATAATGCTCCGGCGCGCGCCTTTCTCGAAAAGCACGGTGAGGGCATCGAGCGCATCGCCTTCACCGCGGTCGATTCCACGGCGGGCGCCGAGGAGATCCGCGCGCGCGGACTGACGCCGGTCGGCCCGGTTGATTTCGAGCGACCGGTGACGCTGCCAAACGGCTCGGTGTCGGCGGCAAAATTCCGCGTCTTCCAGTGGCCGGTTGCGGAAGCGCCGGGCGGCGTGCGCATCTTCGCCTGCCAGCACAAGACGCGCGAGACGGTGTGGATTCCCGAGCTGATGACGCATGCCAACAGAGCGAAGCGGCTGAAGCAGGTACTGATCGCAACCCCGGAGCCGACGAAGGACGCCGCGCATCTGTCGCGCCTGATCGACCGCGAGGCAAAAGCGGAAGCCGACGGCGCCGTGACGGTGCCCTCCGGCGGCAACCGCGCCGACTTCGTGTTCCTGAGGCTCGACCAGCTCGGCAGGCGCTATCCCGGCGTCTCGCTCGAAGGTCTTGCCGAGCGCGGCGGGGCGGCGCTCGTGCTGGTGAGCGGCGATCTCGCGGCGACCGAGAAGGCGCTCGGTGCAGCCGCCTCGCGCAGCGGCGCTGCGATCTGCGTGGCGCCGGCCGCAGCCAACGGCACCCTGCTCGCCTTCGTTGCCGGCTGATTTGAGCTAATTCTTTAACGGCTATTTACCGCCGGCGCCATACGATCCCAGGTACACCACATTTTCCTGGGATCGCATTCATGTTTAGAGAAGGCTCGCCAATCGTCTATGACGCGCCGGCCGAACTTAAGAAGTGGCCGTCGCTGAAGGGCGAACGCCTCAAGGACCGCGGCCCGCCCTATCTCGTCTACAACGGCACGCTCGCCGAATGCGTTCGCGAGCTGATGGCAAAACCCATCAAAGGCATTTCGCTCTACGACATCATGACGAGGCCGCAGCCCGCGTTCGACCAGACCGTGCTGTCGCCGGGCGACGCCGCCGAGATCGCGATGCGCAAGGACTTTCCCAAGGACTAGCTGCGCGTCCATCCGAGGACGACGATCGGCCATGCTACATCCGCGAGTTCTTCGCCAGCGGCGGACTTTGTGCAGCCGCTTCTCCCGGCCGGTCCAGAAACACCACCGGCGTTCCGCGCTTGATGTTCGCGCTGAGCGCCTGCGCATCCCAGTTGGTCAGCCGGACGCAACCGTGCGAGGCCGACTTGCTCACCCTGCCAGGATCAGGGGTGCCGTGAATGCCATAGCCTTCGGCGGACAGGTTGATCCAGGTCGAGCCGACGGGGTTGTTCGGACCAGGCTTGATCGTGAAAGGCCTTTTCGATTTCACGCCCTTGAACTTGTAGTCCGGATTGTAGCGATAGGTCGGATTTTGATTGATTTCCGTCACTTTCAGCGTACCGCTCGGCGTCGGCTTCTCCGGGCTGCCGACAG
This genomic interval from Bradyrhizobium sp. CB82 contains the following:
- a CDS encoding VOC family protein, translated to MALKNVIGIDHAVVMVKDLDKAAENYKRLGFTISPRGTHSAHMGSGNYTIMFDPDYMELLGVLAPTEHNAPARAFLEKHGEGIERIAFTAVDSTAGAEEIRARGLTPVGPVDFERPVTLPNGSVSAAKFRVFQWPVAEAPGGVRIFACQHKTRETVWIPELMTHANRAKRLKQVLIATPEPTKDAAHLSRLIDREAKAEADGAVTVPSGGNRADFVFLRLDQLGRRYPGVSLEGLAERGGAALVLVSGDLAATEKALGAAASRSGAAICVAPAAANGTLLAFVAG